The following coding sequences are from one Mesotoga infera window:
- a CDS encoding RecX family transcriptional regulator codes for MLSDPLKDALRYLRYRLRSRKEIHAQLFKKGYSEEEIEEVIGKLENQNLLNDRVFAKFYISDGLSVYYKGPFRLKQELLKLGVSEELIDDLMDKELENCDLKEIVKKAAGNTEQADPDKIRRKLYRKGFSSAIIDEVIGEIKQKL; via the coding sequence ATGCTTTCCGATCCGTTGAAAGATGCTCTAAGATATTTGAGATACAGGTTGAGATCAAGAAAGGAGATCCACGCACAGCTCTTCAAGAAGGGGTATTCTGAAGAAGAGATTGAAGAGGTCATCGGGAAGTTGGAAAACCAGAACCTACTGAATGACAGGGTCTTTGCCAAATTCTATATCAGTGATGGACTGAGTGTTTACTATAAGGGACCTTTCAGACTGAAACAGGAACTTCTAAAGCTTGGCGTTTCGGAAGAGCTTATTGACGATTTGATGGACAAAGAATTAGAAAATTGCGACTTGAAAGAGATTGTAAAGAAGGCGGCAGGTAACACAGAACAAGCAGATCCTGATAAGATTAGAAGAAAACTGTACAGAAAAGGTTTTTCGTCTGCCATAATCGACGAGGTTATCGGTGAGATCAAACAGAAATTATGA
- the thpR gene encoding RNA 2',3'-cyclic phosphodiesterase — translation MRSFIAVDTGERVPAMIDGISEKLRRMGFKASWVPGSNAHLTLAFLDNIEQERLSLIASMLSRRLRGFPSFTLETGRIGYFKHKELPKVIWVAIERNQSLLNLQRETKVVLEAMNLPVDGNFRPHLTVGRMKFSPPMWRKFLSTIEDERIIFPVGEVSVFESILSREGARYRKVFTCSFEGGLIEHAVEG, via the coding sequence TTGCGCTCGTTTATTGCAGTGGATACAGGAGAGAGAGTTCCGGCGATGATAGACGGTATTTCGGAAAAACTTAGGAGAATGGGATTCAAAGCTTCATGGGTTCCGGGCAGTAACGCCCATCTTACCCTAGCCTTTCTCGACAATATCGAACAGGAGAGACTTTCTTTGATAGCATCAATGCTATCGCGCAGGCTTAGAGGTTTCCCTTCGTTCACACTTGAAACTGGAAGGATAGGTTATTTCAAACATAAGGAGCTGCCGAAAGTGATCTGGGTGGCAATAGAGCGGAATCAAAGTCTTTTGAATCTCCAGAGGGAAACCAAAGTTGTTTTGGAGGCGATGAATCTGCCTGTTGACGGAAACTTCAGACCTCACTTGACCGTTGGAAGAATGAAGTTCAGCCCGCCAATGTGGCGCAAATTTCTAAGCACTATCGAAGATGAACGAATAATCTTTCCCGTCGGAGAAGTATCGGTATTTGAATCAATCCTCTCCAGGGAAGGAGCGAGGTACAGGAAGGTCTTCACATGCAGCTTTGAAGGAGGACTGATTGAACATGCTGTCGAAGGATAA
- a CDS encoding response regulator transcription factor, translating to MAKKSILVVDDEPSIVELLTFNLKKEGYDVLKAYDAEEALKIAEDNETDMFIVDIMLPGMDGFELVRNLRATEKFRQTPVIFLSAKSEEFDKVLGLELGADDYITKPFSVREVLARIRAVFRRIQQSAQAKEERPKKILARDLEIDTEKYEVRVRNRMVSLTPLEFELLRFLAENEGKVFSRDVLLDKLWGYDYYGDTRTVDVHIRRLRTKIEEDASNPKYIITVRGKGYKFRDPGKED from the coding sequence ATGGCAAAGAAGAGTATTCTGGTCGTTGACGATGAACCTTCGATCGTGGAACTCCTTACTTTCAATCTAAAGAAGGAGGGCTATGATGTACTTAAGGCCTATGATGCCGAAGAAGCATTGAAGATCGCCGAAGATAACGAAACGGACATGTTTATCGTCGATATTATGCTTCCTGGAATGGATGGATTCGAACTGGTCAGGAATCTCAGAGCCACTGAAAAGTTCAGACAGACACCTGTGATTTTTTTGAGTGCCAAGAGTGAAGAATTCGACAAGGTGTTGGGGCTTGAGCTTGGCGCAGATGATTACATCACAAAGCCATTCAGTGTAAGAGAAGTGTTAGCTAGAATCAGAGCGGTGTTTAGAAGAATTCAGCAGAGCGCCCAGGCAAAAGAGGAAAGGCCAAAGAAGATACTTGCCAGAGATCTTGAGATCGATACCGAGAAGTATGAAGTAAGAGTCAGGAACAGAATGGTAAGTCTCACTCCCTTAGAATTCGAGCTTCTGAGGTTCTTAGCCGAAAATGAAGGGAAAGTATTCAGTCGTGATGTTCTTCTCGACAAACTCTGGGGATACGATTACTACGGCGACACCAGGACTGTTGATGTACATATAAGAAGATTGAGAACGAAGATCGAAGAAGACGCTTCCAATCCGAAGTACATTATTACTGTTAGGGGCAAGGGTTACAAGTTTAGAGATCCCGGAAAGGAAGACTGA
- a CDS encoding ATP-dependent metallopeptidase FtsH/Yme1/Tma family protein, translating into MDQKPRIGMILFYVVLGIFLLIALRGLYPSETSVVVPYTKFLDDFNNIIDIVIYDNGKVMYITGDNPRRSLETYVPSQTLVTQTFQNHVDHLAERGVNITFERGSDSLFWVNLLGTIIPLAIIIFIWFFLMRSMSGRNSQAFTFTKSPAKKYVSTDKKVTFKDVAGVEEAQQELADIVSYLKDPTVFSDTGARMPKGLLLVGPPGTGKTLLARAVAGEAGVPFFFISGSDFVELFVGVGAARVRDLFTQAKSSAPAILFIDEIDAVGRHRGAGLGGGHDEREQTLNQILVEMDGFDAKTDVIVIAATNRPDILDKALLRPGRFDKKISVDPPDLKGRSEILKIHMRGKPIDPEVDVQLLGRRTPGFVGADLENLINEAAILSARKKKKMIGMTELEEAIDRVLAGPAKRSRIISEREKKILAYHELGHAVVGLILPKAFPVHKVTIIPRGTSTLGFTESLPLEDRYLITKSELLDNMAQALGGRAAEDLVFGEITTGAASDLERASAMARSMVTQFGMSERLGPIAWGKEEDEVFLGRELTRMKNYSEEIASEIDSEVKTIVLTCYEKAKRVLSDHRKKLDEAADYLLQKETISGRELAEILELKAGNYYKDELEAVDIAPGANAADPEITKKLE; encoded by the coding sequence GTGGATCAGAAGCCCAGGATTGGAATGATCTTGTTTTACGTTGTTTTGGGCATTTTTCTGCTGATTGCTCTCAGGGGCCTATATCCATCTGAGACAAGTGTTGTCGTTCCCTACACGAAGTTCCTGGATGACTTCAATAACATAATAGATATAGTTATCTATGACAACGGGAAGGTCATGTACATTACAGGAGATAATCCAAGAAGATCTCTTGAGACTTATGTTCCTTCTCAAACTCTCGTAACCCAGACGTTTCAGAATCATGTTGACCATCTGGCTGAAAGGGGAGTAAACATAACATTTGAACGAGGTAGTGATTCTCTCTTCTGGGTCAATCTGCTAGGTACAATCATTCCTTTGGCGATAATAATTTTCATCTGGTTCTTCCTTATGAGATCAATGTCAGGAAGAAACTCTCAGGCTTTCACATTTACCAAGAGCCCAGCGAAGAAATACGTAAGTACAGACAAAAAAGTTACTTTCAAAGATGTTGCGGGAGTAGAAGAAGCGCAACAAGAACTGGCTGATATTGTGAGCTATCTGAAGGATCCTACTGTTTTTTCTGATACAGGTGCGAGAATGCCAAAAGGACTGTTGCTTGTCGGTCCTCCTGGAACAGGAAAGACTCTTCTTGCAAGGGCAGTTGCAGGTGAAGCCGGTGTTCCCTTTTTCTTCATAAGTGGTTCAGATTTTGTGGAGCTTTTCGTTGGAGTTGGAGCTGCAAGAGTCAGAGATCTCTTCACCCAGGCCAAGTCCTCGGCACCTGCTATTCTATTTATTGATGAAATCGATGCCGTGGGAAGGCACAGAGGAGCTGGACTTGGCGGCGGCCACGATGAGAGGGAACAAACACTGAATCAGATCCTTGTCGAAATGGACGGTTTTGATGCAAAGACCGATGTAATTGTAATCGCTGCAACAAATAGACCCGATATTCTTGACAAAGCTTTGTTAAGGCCTGGAAGATTTGACAAGAAAATCTCTGTTGATCCGCCTGACTTGAAGGGAAGATCGGAAATTCTCAAAATTCATATGCGTGGAAAACCAATAGATCCCGAAGTAGATGTGCAGCTTCTGGGCAGGAGGACGCCAGGATTTGTCGGGGCTGATCTTGAGAACCTGATTAATGAGGCAGCAATTCTATCGGCCAGAAAGAAGAAAAAGATGATAGGAATGACAGAACTCGAAGAAGCTATCGACAGAGTTCTTGCGGGTCCGGCAAAAAGGTCCAGGATAATCAGTGAAAGAGAGAAAAAAATACTCGCCTATCATGAGCTTGGTCACGCCGTGGTCGGATTGATACTTCCTAAGGCCTTTCCAGTCCACAAGGTAACGATAATTCCTCGTGGGACTTCGACGCTAGGCTTCACGGAGAGCCTTCCTTTGGAGGACAGGTACCTGATTACGAAGTCTGAACTTTTGGATAACATGGCTCAAGCACTTGGAGGCAGGGCCGCAGAGGATCTTGTGTTTGGTGAAATAACGACGGGAGCTGCAAGTGATCTTGAAAGAGCGAGCGCCATGGCAAGAAGTATGGTTACCCAATTCGGAATGAGTGAGAGATTGGGACCAATTGCCTGGGGCAAGGAAGAAGATGAGGTCTTTCTTGGAAGAGAACTGACCAGAATGAAGAATTATTCTGAGGAGATAGCCAGTGAAATCGATTCTGAGGTAAAGACGATAGTTCTTACTTGTTATGAGAAGGCGAAGAGAGTTCTCTCCGATCACAGGAAGAAACTAGATGAAGCAGCAGATTACCTTCTCCAGAAAGAGACTATTTCCGGTAGAGAACTTGCAGAGATTCTGGAACTGAAAGCCGGCAACTATTATAAGGATGAACTTGAAGCGGTAGATATTGCACCTGGAGCAAATGCAGCAGATCCTGAGATCACAAAAAAACTGGAGTGA
- the tilS gene encoding tRNA lysidine(34) synthetase TilS — protein MDQFELEVLKFIEKWHLIRKNQKILVAVSGGKDSMALLNILINLKTELGIELLAANLDHGLRKEGPAEEARMIEDFCRERSVPFYHEKRDVRDLMKKKQGLSVESAAREVRYGFLREVKSAVEADLIAIGHNRDDLVENILLRLARGTGMKGVVGLRPFSSDLIRPLLFSDMQRIIDYVTINRVTFMEDQTNSEDDFERNYVRLRIIPELKKMNPALNEAIWRFFENIYDGYEFIRAKVEMILDQFELLEDVYFIESSKLIAVEKAVVFEMAREMVVNLSCDSYPPSRERVLAFYDLLVSSKGRWTIEFGKDVKASRIGKYLFFHVGELIFQGLEERTIDFLPFACSYEKWQITLERITKKPREEFEKMDGAFYGMCSASRIVLPMRLRTMKAGDTIVPFGMKRNKKVIDVLSEKGLKGFSSKILVLENASGEILWIPGVVTSELCRVGPSSLDTVAFCLERR, from the coding sequence TTGGATCAATTTGAGCTCGAAGTACTGAAGTTCATAGAGAAATGGCACCTAATCAGAAAAAATCAGAAGATACTGGTTGCTGTCTCGGGCGGGAAAGATTCGATGGCTCTGCTAAATATCCTGATTAATCTGAAGACAGAGCTGGGGATTGAGCTTCTCGCCGCTAATCTAGATCACGGTCTTCGAAAAGAAGGTCCTGCTGAAGAGGCAAGAATGATTGAGGATTTTTGTCGAGAGAGATCTGTGCCTTTCTACCACGAGAAACGTGATGTAAGAGATTTGATGAAGAAGAAGCAGGGCCTGTCTGTTGAGTCGGCTGCGAGAGAGGTTAGATACGGTTTCTTAAGAGAAGTTAAGTCTGCGGTTGAAGCTGACCTGATAGCCATAGGTCATAATCGTGACGATCTTGTGGAGAACATTCTACTGAGGTTAGCGAGGGGAACGGGTATGAAAGGTGTCGTCGGACTGCGTCCATTCAGTAGTGACTTGATCAGACCTTTGCTGTTCAGCGATATGCAACGTATTATAGATTATGTTACAATTAACAGGGTTACATTCATGGAGGATCAAACCAACTCTGAGGATGATTTTGAGCGCAATTACGTTCGTTTACGAATCATCCCCGAGTTGAAGAAGATGAATCCAGCCCTCAATGAAGCCATATGGCGGTTCTTTGAAAACATATACGACGGATATGAATTCATACGCGCGAAGGTTGAAATGATTCTCGACCAATTTGAACTATTAGAAGATGTATATTTCATAGAAAGTTCAAAGCTGATTGCAGTCGAAAAAGCCGTTGTTTTCGAGATGGCAAGAGAAATGGTTGTAAACTTGAGTTGCGACAGTTATCCGCCGTCAAGAGAGCGTGTCTTAGCTTTTTACGATCTTCTTGTCTCCTCCAAAGGAAGATGGACAATAGAGTTTGGGAAGGACGTGAAGGCTTCGAGAATCGGAAAGTATCTCTTCTTCCATGTGGGAGAACTGATATTTCAGGGGTTGGAGGAAAGAACCATTGATTTTTTGCCTTTTGCCTGTTCATATGAAAAATGGCAGATTACACTGGAAAGGATTACTAAGAAGCCGAGAGAGGAATTTGAGAAAATGGACGGCGCTTTTTACGGTATGTGTTCTGCCAGCAGGATCGTATTACCAATGAGGTTGAGAACTATGAAAGCGGGAGATACAATCGTTCCATTCGGAATGAAGCGAAACAAGAAAGTGATTGATGTGCTTTCAGAGAAAGGTTTGAAGGGCTTCTCAAGTAAGATTCTGGTTCTTGAAAACGCTTCTGGAGAGATCCTTTGGATTCCAGGTGTTGTCACGAGCGAGCTATGTAGAGTTGGCCCCTCCAGTCTTGATACTGTAGCTTTTTGCCTTGAAAGGAGGTAG
- a CDS encoding radical SAM protein yields MRRPRDKRSWGEYELVSNLRSRERFIQSVESFGDVRVAIIYPNSYEVGSASLSTHVLLKKFNEIGSVRAERFFYSRGFSKYYSFDSLTPLDEFRIWSFSIHFELDLLNVFDILNRFSIPLKKEERNSFHPVILIGGAMTYFSDILLAEVGDVVYKGDLSEEFLGCLSSVDHRMSREEIVAAMTTKRVEPVFSNSLGESVFITPDSVFGDRYLIEIGRGCYRKCRFCVAGHRFGRPRFRGLKDAIDLMDSVSPITKRFGLVAATVTDYPNIEEVAGHCIEKGYELSVSSLRLDSLSSTLMKALRLSMQSSFTIAPEGGSQRMRDAFAKGISDGDILKALELGRENGFRRVKMYYIFGALFECSEDRRGIVRTAKQALSMGYSNVTLSLNPLIPKPGTPFEGLPMEPTGNLRKYEREIRSELVLEGIKIDFESLRESQLQFALANIDKERSEELLGYVERGIDPTPILKKYAEEVNSKRKEWNKHGKEEYSGR; encoded by the coding sequence GTGCGTAGACCTAGAGACAAAAGAAGCTGGGGCGAGTACGAATTAGTTTCTAACCTGCGATCTAGAGAACGGTTTATTCAGAGTGTGGAGAGTTTTGGAGACGTGAGAGTGGCAATTATTTATCCGAACTCTTATGAAGTGGGAAGCGCAAGTTTGTCAACACACGTGTTGTTGAAGAAATTTAACGAAATAGGCAGTGTGAGAGCGGAGAGATTCTTTTACAGCAGAGGTTTTTCGAAGTACTATTCTTTTGATTCTCTTACGCCCCTGGACGAATTCAGGATATGGTCTTTTTCGATACATTTCGAACTTGATTTACTAAACGTCTTTGACATTCTTAATAGGTTCTCCATTCCCCTCAAGAAAGAGGAAAGGAACAGTTTTCACCCGGTAATCCTTATTGGCGGTGCCATGACTTACTTTAGTGACATCCTGCTAGCCGAAGTTGGTGATGTCGTCTACAAAGGAGATTTGAGTGAAGAGTTCTTGGGCTGTCTTTCTTCTGTTGACCATCGAATGAGTAGAGAAGAGATTGTCGCTGCTATGACTACAAAACGAGTGGAACCGGTCTTCTCGAATTCTCTCGGAGAGAGTGTCTTTATTACCCCGGATTCTGTGTTTGGAGATCGATATTTGATTGAGATCGGAAGAGGATGCTACAGGAAATGCAGGTTCTGTGTAGCAGGGCACAGATTCGGTAGACCAAGATTTAGAGGACTGAAAGATGCTATTGACTTAATGGATTCCGTTTCTCCAATAACGAAGAGATTTGGTCTTGTGGCAGCGACGGTTACAGACTATCCGAATATTGAGGAAGTGGCCGGACACTGTATAGAAAAAGGCTATGAGCTGTCTGTTTCTTCCCTTAGGCTGGATTCTCTTTCAAGTACTCTAATGAAAGCGCTTAGGCTTTCCATGCAGAGCTCATTTACAATTGCCCCCGAAGGCGGTAGTCAGAGAATGAGGGATGCCTTTGCAAAAGGAATAAGCGACGGAGATATTCTGAAGGCGCTCGAACTTGGAAGGGAAAATGGGTTCCGGAGAGTGAAGATGTACTACATTTTTGGCGCGCTATTTGAATGCTCTGAAGACAGGCGGGGGATAGTAAGAACAGCCAAGCAAGCTTTAAGTATGGGATATTCAAATGTAACTTTGAGTCTCAATCCTCTGATTCCTAAACCGGGAACTCCATTTGAAGGATTGCCAATGGAGCCAACAGGAAATCTTAGAAAGTATGAAAGGGAGATTCGATCGGAATTGGTATTGGAGGGAATAAAGATTGATTTCGAGAGCCTTAGAGAGTCGCAACTTCAATTTGCCCTTGCCAATATCGATAAGGAAAGAAGTGAAGAATTGCTCGGATACGTAGAACGTGGAATTGATCCAACACCTATTCTGAAAAAATATGCAGAGGAAGTGAATTCGAAACGGAAGGAGTGGAATAAGCATGGCAAAGAAGAGTATTCTGGTCGTTGA
- the rny gene encoding ribonuclease Y gives MMLLIGIIAGLAAGIALAYFILTPLAVKKAKEDMELQLKSAKQDSESIIKRAQEEADHMKKKALIEGREELHRLREEQEKDFKRDREELKQWEDRISRREDNIDKKEEAIEKTRQLLDSERVRVEEMKEEAEKKLFSLADLSMEEAREIVLKRAEEIYEHDLAQRLKEMKDHYDEEGNRYAKWVIVNSVQRYAADYTGDVTVSAVSLPSDEMKGRIIGREGRNIRAFEKLTGSDLVIDDTPEVVVVSCFNPLRRAIAKMTLDKLVEDGRIHPARIEEMYEKSKKEVYSEIKEAGQEALMKVGIPSMHPELVKLLGRLKFRTSYGQNVLQHSVEVAHLAALMASELGLNIDKVKRGAILHDLGKAIDHEVEGSHAIIGGEIAKRYGEKAHVINMIQYHHGETEALTPEAVLVAAADAVSASRPGARRESLDMYIKRLENLENIATGFKHIEKAYAIQAGREIRVIVEPEKVDDLLAEKMAVDIAKKIEEELEYPGVIKVTVIRERRSVSYAS, from the coding sequence ATGATGCTATTGATTGGTATAATCGCCGGCCTGGCGGCAGGGATAGCGCTGGCTTATTTTATACTTACCCCCTTGGCCGTGAAGAAGGCAAAGGAGGATATGGAGCTTCAGCTAAAATCTGCAAAGCAAGATTCTGAATCGATCATCAAAAGGGCTCAGGAAGAGGCCGATCATATGAAGAAGAAGGCTCTAATCGAAGGACGTGAAGAACTTCACAGACTTCGTGAAGAGCAGGAGAAGGATTTCAAGAGAGATCGTGAAGAATTGAAGCAGTGGGAAGATAGGATTTCCAGAAGAGAAGATAACATCGACAAAAAGGAAGAGGCTATCGAGAAGACGAGGCAGCTACTCGATTCAGAGAGGGTTCGCGTTGAAGAGATGAAGGAAGAGGCTGAGAAGAAGCTTTTTAGTTTGGCCGACCTTTCTATGGAAGAAGCCAGGGAGATTGTGTTGAAGAGGGCTGAAGAGATCTATGAGCACGATCTTGCGCAGAGATTGAAGGAAATGAAGGATCATTATGATGAAGAGGGAAATCGATATGCAAAATGGGTCATCGTGAACTCTGTACAGCGATACGCTGCAGACTACACGGGTGATGTGACAGTAAGCGCAGTAAGTCTCCCTTCCGATGAAATGAAGGGAAGAATTATCGGAAGAGAGGGAAGAAACATCCGGGCCTTCGAAAAGCTGACCGGTTCAGATCTTGTGATAGATGACACACCGGAGGTAGTCGTTGTGTCCTGTTTCAACCCTCTTAGGAGAGCGATAGCGAAGATGACTTTAGATAAGCTTGTTGAAGACGGAAGAATTCATCCGGCGAGAATCGAAGAGATGTACGAGAAGTCGAAGAAGGAAGTCTACAGCGAGATAAAGGAAGCCGGCCAGGAGGCTCTGATGAAAGTCGGGATTCCCTCTATGCATCCGGAGCTTGTAAAATTGCTTGGTAGGCTGAAGTTTAGAACCAGTTACGGGCAGAACGTGTTGCAACACTCTGTCGAAGTGGCTCATCTGGCAGCCTTAATGGCTTCGGAACTGGGCTTGAATATTGACAAAGTGAAGAGAGGGGCGATTCTTCACGATTTAGGCAAGGCGATTGACCACGAAGTCGAGGGGTCACACGCGATTATCGGCGGCGAAATCGCAAAGAGATACGGCGAAAAGGCTCATGTCATAAATATGATACAGTATCATCACGGCGAAACCGAGGCACTGACCCCTGAGGCTGTCCTTGTGGCTGCCGCGGACGCAGTCTCCGCTTCAAGGCCGGGGGCAAGAAGAGAATCTCTTGACATGTATATAAAGAGATTGGAAAACCTCGAAAACATTGCAACCGGTTTCAAGCACATAGAGAAGGCCTACGCAATTCAAGCAGGAAGGGAGATTCGTGTGATTGTTGAGCCCGAGAAGGTCGACGATCTTCTGGCCGAGAAGATGGCTGTAGATATTGCCAAGAAGATAGAAGAGGAACTTGAGTATCCGGGCGTTATCAAGGTGACTGTTATAAGAGAGAGAAGAAGCGTCTCTTATGCTTCCTGA
- the pgsA gene encoding CDP-diacylglycerol--glycerol-3-phosphate 3-phosphatidyltransferase, translating to MNLPNILTLSRMVLALPVLLLLTTGNAIGNYFSFVIFLIASLTDFFDGRIARKRGLVTDLGKFLDQIADKILVTSIFLGFMALSRVSLWFLFILVTRDTLVSGIRMVASNKGKVIAADIFGKAKTVSQMTLLILLYSNLLWGIPPGEMMLWLEVVIAAITAISGANYLLKNIDIFRGGK from the coding sequence ATGAACTTGCCTAATATTCTAACGCTGTCCAGAATGGTGCTAGCCTTGCCCGTTCTTTTGCTCCTGACGACTGGGAACGCAATTGGAAACTACTTTTCGTTTGTTATCTTTTTGATTGCTTCTCTGACTGATTTTTTCGATGGCAGGATTGCCAGAAAACGTGGATTGGTTACTGATTTGGGAAAATTCCTAGACCAGATAGCTGATAAAATACTGGTCACTTCAATATTTCTCGGTTTCATGGCTCTTTCGAGAGTCAGTTTATGGTTCCTATTTATACTTGTAACTAGAGATACACTGGTTTCGGGAATCAGAATGGTCGCGTCGAACAAGGGAAAAGTTATCGCCGCCGACATTTTTGGAAAAGCAAAGACGGTCTCTCAAATGACTCTTTTGATTTTGCTCTACTCCAATTTGCTCTGGGGTATTCCTCCCGGGGAAATGATGTTATGGCTGGAAGTAGTAATTGCGGCAATTACAGCAATAAGTGGCGCCAATTACCTGCTTAAGAATATTGATATTTTCAGGGGGGGAAAGTGA
- the recA gene encoding recombinase RecA, translating to MLSKDKKNALERAIKDIEKQFGKGSVMLMGEKEDRKNIEVISTGSLAVDIALTVGGYPRGRVVEVYGAESSGKTTIALHAIAEVQKRGGIAAFIDAEHALDIHYAQNLGVDVDNLLISQPDYGEQALDIVDGLIRSNAVDLIVVDSVAALVPRTEIEGAMGELQVGLQARLMSQALRKISGNVSKSKCIVIFINQTRMKIGVVYGNPETTTGGVALKFYASVRLEVRRGSAIREGNTVLGNETTIKVVKNKVAPPFREAKVDIIYGQGIEHANELFNLALSENMIDRKGAWYAYIPADGNEVSLGQGKANGVEFMKENPELMVEMENRLRTKFNLPLLEVKKEEKDEDS from the coding sequence ATGCTGTCGAAGGATAAGAAGAACGCGCTCGAAAGAGCGATAAAGGATATCGAAAAGCAATTTGGAAAGGGTTCGGTTATGTTGATGGGAGAGAAGGAAGACCGGAAAAACATTGAGGTAATCTCGACCGGGTCTCTTGCGGTCGATATCGCCCTCACAGTGGGAGGATATCCTAGAGGTAGAGTTGTTGAGGTCTACGGTGCGGAATCAAGCGGAAAAACAACAATAGCCTTGCATGCCATTGCAGAAGTTCAGAAGCGTGGCGGAATAGCTGCCTTCATTGATGCAGAACATGCCCTGGATATTCATTACGCTCAAAATCTTGGCGTGGATGTTGATAATCTTCTGATATCTCAACCTGACTACGGGGAACAGGCTCTAGACATTGTGGATGGTCTCATAAGGTCAAATGCAGTAGACCTCATTGTGGTAGATTCGGTTGCCGCACTAGTACCTCGAACTGAAATAGAGGGCGCGATGGGTGAGTTGCAGGTGGGTTTGCAGGCTCGGCTTATGTCGCAGGCATTGAGGAAGATTTCTGGAAATGTGAGCAAGTCAAAATGCATAGTGATATTCATCAATCAGACGAGAATGAAAATCGGGGTAGTCTATGGTAACCCGGAAACAACTACCGGAGGTGTCGCTCTGAAGTTCTATGCTTCGGTAAGGCTAGAAGTCAGAAGAGGCAGTGCGATAAGAGAAGGAAACACAGTTTTGGGGAATGAAACAACCATTAAAGTTGTCAAGAACAAAGTCGCTCCCCCTTTCCGCGAAGCGAAGGTAGACATAATCTACGGACAGGGTATAGAACATGCGAATGAGCTTTTCAATCTTGCGCTCTCAGAAAACATGATAGATAGAAAGGGTGCATGGTACGCATATATTCCCGCCGATGGCAATGAAGTTAGCCTTGGCCAGGGAAAAGCTAACGGAGTGGAGTTCATGAAGGAGAACCCAGAGTTAATGGTGGAAATGGAAAACAGACTGAGAACGAAATTCAATCTGCCGCTTCTGGAAGTGAAGAAAGAGGAGAAGGATGAGGATAGCTGA